The following are from one region of the Gossypium hirsutum isolate 1008001.06 chromosome D03, Gossypium_hirsutum_v2.1, whole genome shotgun sequence genome:
- the LOC107933675 gene encoding FCS-Like Zinc finger 2, with product MDCFVPSRKPCFIEEDDGLASLAGMEGVGYSGGSYYKNHSQNGFFSTPFCFSRRNNSLRNMSSSSSSSSSCLISSSPRSTRFYDGRFEDHHQPHYLDACFLCKKPLGGNKDIFMYRGDTPFCSEECRQEQIDMDEAKENNLSFSSSMKALRKEKDQRKSSKSPTKAEDYPFRTSTVAAA from the exons ATGGACTGTTTTGTACCTTCAAGGAAGCCTTGTttcattgaagaagatgatggttTAGCTTCACTTGCAGGCATGGAGGGTGTTGGATATTCAGGTGGAAGCTATTACAAAAACCATAGCCAAAATGGGTTTTTCTCAACACCCTTTTGTTTCTCAAGGAGGAATAATAGTTTAAGGAAcatgtcttcttcttcttcttcttcttcttcatgttTGATTTCTTCTTCTCCAAGGTCTACTAGATTTTATGATGGCAGATTTGAAGATCATCATCAACCCCATTACTTGGATGCTTGCTTCCTTTGCAAGAAACCTCTTGGGGGTAATAAGGACATCTTCATGTACAG AGGGGACACACCTTTTTGTAGTGAAGAGTGTAGGCAAGAACAAATAGACATGGATGAAGCTAAAGAAAACAATTTGAGCTTTTCTTCATCAATGAAAGCATTGAGGAAGGAGAAAGACCAAAGGAAATCATCCAAATCTCCAACCAAAGCTGAAGATTACCCTTTTAGAACAAGCACTGTTGCAGCTGCTTGA